A genomic stretch from Primulina huaijiensis isolate GDHJ02 chromosome 14, ASM1229523v2, whole genome shotgun sequence includes:
- the LOC140957311 gene encoding AP-3 complex subunit delta-like, with amino-acid sequence MASPSLMESLFQRSLEDLIKSVRLTPPSILPDFISKSIDEIRREIKSTDPLTKSTALQKLTYLHSVHGVDMSWAAFHSIELSSSPAHPHKRIAYLSAALSFDPFTTDVILLLTHQLRKDLTSSNVHDLGIALSTLSSIANTDLARDLTPELFNLLGSGKFFVRKKATACVLRVFEHYPDAVRVCFKRVVENLDCSDVGVLSATVGLVCELTVKEPRSYLPLAPEFYKVLVECRNNWVLIKILKIFSLLTPLEPRLGRRVVEPICEHLERSGAKSLVFECVWTIVTSLSEHESAVKLAVGKIREFLLDDDSNLKYLGLRALTIVAQNHLWAVMENKEVIVKALSDIDVNIKLEALRLVMSIVSEDNVAEICSILISHALKSDPEFCNEILGMMLLTCSRNFYEIIFDFEWYVSFLGEMARIPHCQKGKEIEDQIVDIGMRVKDARSELVHVARDLVIDPALLANRLIHKVLSAAAWVSGQYVVLSRNPFELVEALLQRQTSLLPPSVRAVYIQSTFKVLAFCMHSYLSLDREGASPSIESTDYQVSSDAVASGSLLNTKMDGEIVVIAPELTSVASSMAHHLTRKSMMDLVQLVESNLGPLAFSDEVEVQERANNVLGLVKLMKSNLHGSLDQLEGDKMNGEVEALEMIMLTVDAFSEELGPVSVNAQDRVPVPGGLQLKENLSDLEAILSDIKLPISTSFSLVKPCSMEKDGHSNSDCQNKDETELSTESTSLLAEHRKRHGLYYLGSNDKEMITNDYPPANEPKLNATDKTEGLLKLAEQSLVTKKEMNPSKPRPVVVKFDDGEGKNDTSKRPAFKSGFISGAVQEVLLGNEAAPSSSRSKSSEKSSKRRENNEFVVGIQGSRNMTMNIDVNEPVFAGSRRRKDHHINSEDRKDKSSMKEKEHDQQSEKKKGCRRDKHKSRQRPDVALNTGAKSPVIPDFLL; translated from the coding sequence ATGGCTTCTCCTTCACTAATGGAGTCCCTTTTCCAGAGATCATTGGAAGACCTAATCAAATCCGTGCGTCTCACCCCTCCTTCCATTCTTCCCGACTTCATTTCCAAATCCATAGATGAAATCCGCCGCGAGATCAAATCAACCGATCCCCTAACCAAATCGACCGCCCTCCAAAAACTTACCTACCTCCACTCTGTACACGGAGTTGACATGTCTTGGGCAGCTTTTCACTCCATCGAGCTTTCCTCCTCACCTGCGCATCCCCACAAACGCATTGCATACCTCTCTGCTGCACTCTCCTTCGACCCTTTTACTACCGATGTTATTCTCCTTCTCACCCATCAGCTGCGGAAGGATCTCACCTCATCCAATGTACACGACCTGGGTATTGCTCTTTCTACTCTCTCCTCTATTGCCAACACTGATTTGGCGCGTGATTTAACTCCCGAATTGTTTAATTTGCTTGGTAGTGGTAAGTtttttgtgaggaagaaagctACCGCGTGTGTCTTGAGAGTCTTCGAGCATTACCCGGATGCGGTTCGGGTTTGTTTTAAACGGGTAGTAGAGAATCTTGATTGTAGTGATGTGGGGGTGTTGTCAGCAACCGTGGGATTGGTCTGTGAGCTCACTGTGAAAGAACCTAGATCATATTTGCCTTTGGCACCTGAGTTTTATAAGGTTTTAGTCGAGTGTAGGAATAATTGGGTTCTCATTAAGATTTTGAAGATATTTTCCCTGTTGACCCCGCTTGAACCCAGGTTGGGGAGGAGAGTGGTGGAGCCAATTTGCGAGCATCTAGAGAGGAGTGGAGCGAAATCTTTGGTATTTGAGTGCGTGTGGACTATTGTTACTAGTTTGAGTGAGCATGAATCAGCAGTGAAGCTTGCAGTTGGTAAAATACGAGAGTTCTTGCTAGATGATGATTCGAATCTCAAGTATCTTGGACTTCGAGCGCTTACCATTGTTGCTCAGAATCATTTGTGGGCTGTTATGGAGAATAAGGAGGTTATAGTTAAGGCTTTGAGTGATATTGATGTTAACATTAAACTCGAGGCTTTGAGGCTTGTGATGTCTATTGTCTCCGAGGATAATGTTGCGGAAATCTGCAGTATTTTGATCAGTCATGCACTGAAGTCTGACCCCGAGTTTTGCAATGAGATTTTGGGAATGATGTTGTTGACTTGTTCAAGAAATTTCTATGAGATAATTTTCGATTTTGAATGGTATGTGTCATTTCTCGGGGAAATGGCAAGGATTCCACATTGTCAGAAAGGGAAAGAGATTGAGGACCAGATTGTTGATATTGGCATGAGGGTTAAGGATGCTAGATCAGAGCTTGTTCATGTTGCTCGAGATTTGGTGATTGATCCAGCTTTACTTGCCAACCGATTAATCCACAAGGTTCTATCTGCTGCTGCTTGGGTTTCAGGGCAGTATGTCGTGCTTTCAAGAAACCCATTTGAACTTGTGGAAGCATTGTTACAACGACAGACTAGTCTCCTGCCACCATCAGTAAGAGCCGTATATATCCAGTCCACATTTAAAGTACTAGCATTCTGTATGCATTCATATCTCTCATTGGATAGAGAGGGTGCTTCACCATCGATAGAATCAACAGATTACCAGGTTAGTTCTGATGCTGTAGCAAGTGGTTCATTGCTTAATACCAAAATGGATGGAGAAATTGTGGTTATCGCTCCTGAGTTGACTTCTGTAGCTTCTTCAATGGCACATCATCTAACTCGTAAATCTATGATGGACCTGGTACAGCTTGTTGAATCCAATTTGGGACCCTTGGCTTTTAGTGATGAAGTAGAAGTGCAGGAGAGGGCAAATAATGTTCTTGGTTTAGTTAAGTTAATGAAATCAAACTTACATGGCTCTTTGGACCAGCTTGAAGGGGATAAAATGAACGGAGAAGTTGAAGCTTTGGAGATGATTATGTTGACTGTTGATGCGTTTTCAGAGGAGCTTGGTCCAGTTTCAGTTAATGCCCAGGATAGAGTACCTGTACCAGGTGGCCTGCAGCTTAAAGAAAACCTCAGTGACTTGGAAGCAATTCTCAGTGATATTAAGTTACCAATATCAACTTCATTTTCTCTTGTAAAACCTTGTTCGATGGAGAAAGATGGCCATAGCAATTCTGATTGCCAGAATAAGGATGAAACTGAGTTATCAACTGAGTCCACTTCTTTACTTGCTGAGCATCGGAAGCGTCATGGGCTATATTATCTTGGTTCAAATGATAAAGAAATGATCACCAATGACTACCCACCTGCTAATGAGCCTAAACTAAATGCTACTGACAAAACAGAGGGCCTTCTCAAGTTGGCTGAGCAATCACTTGTCACTAAGAAAGAAATGAACCCATCAAAGCCAAGGCCCGTGGTTGTGAAATTTGATGATGGGGAAGGAAAAAACGACACCTCTAAAAGACCCGCGTTCAAGAGTGGTTTTATCTCTGGTGCAGTGCAAGAAGTGCTTTTAGGCAATGAAGCTGCACCATCATCTTCAAGAAGTAAATCATCGGAGAAATCAAGTAAGAGAAGGGAGAATAATGAATTCGTTGTTGGAATACAAGGATCAAGAAATATGACGATGAATATTGATGTAAATGAACCAGTGTTTGCTGGTTCAAGAAGACGAAAAGATCATCATATTAACAGTGAAGACAGAAAGGATAAAAGTTCTATGAAGGAGAAGGAACATGATCAGCAAAGCGAGAAGAAAAAAGGTTGTCGACGTGATAAGCACAAGAGTCGGCAAAGACCAGACGTGGCATTAAATACGGGAGCAAAATCACCTGTAATCCCAGATTTCCTTCTATAG
- the LOC140956781 gene encoding kinesin-like protein KIN-8A produces the protein MPVSTRITRSQNLIRKSRDDRNREKGSRAPRKDPLEDTQKMGVNPHHGLKEKMKALTLLYEQQKRGLVEPRFFTHPSVDLIGSSKRDEKENKILKLNSGNVMSEHAYSAHLPYKLPPRPVIDDFKETKRSSAVVRKLSMGPKLELREDKKENAPEIGNLAEKTRGEASRILVFVRLRPMAKKEKEAGSKCCVRIVNKRDVYLTEFSNENDYLRLKRVRGRHFAFDASFPESTNQQEVYCTTTEELVEAVLQGRNGSVFCYGATGAGKTYTMLGTVENPGVMVLAIKDLFHKIRQRSFDGHHEVNLSYLEVYNETVRDLLSPGRPLVIREDKQGIAAAGLTQYRAFSTDEVMALLQKGNLNRTTEPTRANETSSRSHAILQVIVKYQTKDALNNVVNRIGKLSLIDLAGSERALATDQRTLRSLEGANINKSLLALSSCINALVEGKKHIPYRNSKLTQLLKDSLGGACNTVMIANIGPGSLSFGETQNTLHWADRAKEIRLKACEVNEEMQIPDSETDQAKLLLELQKENRELRMELARQQQKLLTIQAQNLALNSSPTPSTVSSLLSPAPSSCQPNEKRKPRSFFLERNCFTPESKKKVGIESVKDLLKTVKTFEAEIERMKKDHTSQMKQKDGYINELSRKVEALSRVGGGEGVARVITQSRLNPKEPTKGDSKCPSYRFLSPAPTAKKRTFWDITAANSPSVTTLTGRKTRSHFVAGAAAPSMLLQPGFSRQMTETLKR, from the exons ATGCCCGTATCGACAAGAATCACAAGATCGCAGAATTTGATCAGAAAATCACGGGATGATCGGAATCGAGAGAAAGGAAGCAGAGCACCCAGGAAAGATCCACTTGAAGACACCCAGAAAATGGGTGTAAACCCGCACCATGGCCTCAAAGAGAAGATGAAAGCGCTGACCCTTCTGTACGAGCAGCAGAAACGGGGCCTCGTGGAGCCTCGATTTTTTACGCACCCGAGTGTCGACCTCATCGGTTCTTCAAAGAGAGATGAGAAAGAGAACAAAATTTTGAAGCTCAATTCAGGGAATGTGATGAGCGAGCACGCGTATAGTGCTCATTTACCGTATAAGTTGCCGCCACGCCCAgttattgatgattttaagGAGACAAAAAGGTCGAGTGCAGTGGTGAGGAAACTCTCAATGGGGCCCAAATTGGAGTTAAGAGAAGATAAGAAGGAAAATGCACCAGAAATAGGGAATCTTGCTGAGAAAACAAGAGGCGAGGCGAGCCGGATTCTTGTGTTCGTGAGGTTGAGGCCTATGGCAAAGAAGGAAAAGGAAGCGGGATCAAAGTGTTGTGTGAGAATCGTGAATAAAAGAGATGTTTATTTGACGGAATTCTCGAATGAGAACGACTATCTTAGGCTAAAGAGGGTTCGTGGTCGACACTTCGCATTCGATGCTTCCTTTCCGGAGTCTACCAACCAACAAGAAGTTTACTGCACAAC AACAGAAGAACTCGTCGAAGCTGTTTTGCAGGGAAGAAATGGGTCGGTCTTCTGTTATGGTGCCACAGGAGCAGGAAAGACTTATACAATGCTTGGTACAGTTGAGAATCCGGGGGTTATGGTCTTAGCTATTAAGGATCTCTTCCACAAAATAAGGCAAAGGAGTTTTGATGGACATCATGAAGTCAATCTATCTTACCTCGAGGTCTATAATGAAACTGTGAGAGATTTACTGTCCCCCGGAAGGCCGCTCGTTATAAGAGAAGATAAGCAG GGTATTGCGGCAGCTGGTCTTACTCAATATAGGGCATTTTCCACCGATGAA GTAATGGCATTACTTCAGAAAGGGAATTTAAATCGTACAACCGAACCAACTCGTGCAAATGAAACTTCTTCCAGATCACATGCGATTCTGCAG GTCATTGTCAAATACCAAACAAAAGATGCTCTAAACAATGTTGTCAACCGAATTGGAAAGCTTTCACTTATTGATCTAGCAGGTTCCGAGAGAGCTCTTGCTACTGATCAGAGAACTCTTAGATCTCTTGAGGGTGCCAATATTAATAAATCACTTCTTGCCTTGAGCAGTTGCATTAATGCCCTGGTCGAGGGTAAAAAACACATCCCTTATCGCAATTCAAAGCTCACCCAACTGTTAAAGGACTCCCTGGGTGGAGCTTGTAATACAGTGATGATTGCAAATATTGGTCCAGGTAGCCTTTCATTTGGGGAAACACAAAACACACTTCACTGGGCAGATCGAGCCAAAGAGATCCGTTTAAAG gcttgtGAAGTAAATGAGGAAATGCAAATACCAGATTCCGAAACAGATCAGGCCAAGTTGTTACTTGAGTTACAGAAAGAAAACAGAGAATTGCGAATGGAGTTGGCTCGTCAACAACAAAAGCTGCTAACCATCCAAGCACAAAACTTGGCCTTAAACTCCTCACCCACCCCTTCCACGGTCTCTTCTCTACTATCCCCGGCTCCATCCTCGTGTCAGCCAAACGAAAAACGAAAACCAAGATCATTTTTCTTGGAAAGAAACTGCTTCACACCTGAATCAAAGAAAAAAGTCGGGATTGAATCTGTCAAAGACCTTTTGAAAACTGTGAAGACGTTTGAGGCAGAAATAGAGAGGATGAAGAAGGATCACACATCGCAGATGAAACAAAAGGATGGTTATATTAACGAGCTTTCTCGAAAGGTTGAAGCACTAAGCCGAGTTGGTGGTGGCGAAGGGGTGGCAAGGGTTATCACCCAATCAAGACTGAACCCGAAGGAACCAACTAAGGGCGACTCTAAATGCCCTTCTTATCGCTTTCTGTCTCCTGCCCCTACTGCCAAAAAAAGAACCTTTTGGGACATAACTGCAGCTAATAGCCCTTCTGTCACTACACTAACTGGACGAAAGACTCGAAGCCATTTTGTTGCTGGTGCTGCAGCCCCTTCTATGCTTCTACAG CCTGGTTTTTCTCGCCAAATGACTGAAACTTTGAAGCGTTGA